In the genome of Xanthomonas translucens pv. cerealis, one region contains:
- a CDS encoding MarR family winged helix-turn-helix transcriptional regulator codes for MDVHETSKKAHVGICPRGPTTPPASAARPLEPGRPAAAAAWSDLTPIRRNPLAIDAAYSARDAAPSVLSSATGSVNARIAMSNATNAEATAFSHRYRALIHKYNIYKCRTSHEPLRRHRAAPGCHRPQASGLPPRDAATVVRLIKLLHKLILDQGNDMLRAYGLNYSEYTVLMMIDASPDGTLSPSQLSDAASEESANITRLSSHLIDKRMIQRVASAEDRRVLLLCLIAAFMPDVLAQLSGYTQQLQSAELAQLETLLKKLLRSVEGDARAHRAPMSMSMSVPARMPQRRHNGYGCARCWPTSCVAKARPGCSCCAHCCRSTSPAGSHCALICPRR; via the coding sequence GTGGACGTGCATGAGACAAGCAAGAAAGCGCATGTGGGCATCTGTCCACGCGGCCCGACCACTCCGCCAGCAAGCGCGGCCCGACCGCTGGAACCCGGCAGGCCAGCTGCCGCGGCGGCGTGGAGCGACCTGACCCCGATCAGGCGCAACCCGCTGGCGATCGACGCGGCTTACTCGGCACGCGATGCCGCGCCCAGCGTGCTGTCGTCGGCGACCGGCAGCGTCAACGCTCGCATCGCCATGTCCAACGCAACAAACGCTGAGGCGACAGCGTTCAGCCATCGTTACCGCGCTTTAATACACAAATATAATATATATAAATGCCGCACCAGTCATGAGCCGCTTCGCCGCCACCGAGCAGCGCCTGGATGTCACCGACCGCAAGCATCCGGGCTTCCCCCCCGCGACGCGGCCACGGTGGTGCGCCTGATCAAGCTGCTGCACAAGCTGATCCTGGACCAGGGCAACGACATGCTGCGCGCCTATGGCCTGAACTACTCCGAATACACCGTGCTGATGATGATCGACGCCAGCCCGGACGGGACCTTGAGTCCATCGCAACTGAGCGATGCGGCCAGCGAGGAATCGGCCAACATCACCCGCCTGAGCAGTCATCTGATCGACAAGCGCATGATCCAGCGCGTCGCCAGTGCCGAGGACCGGCGCGTGTTGCTGCTGTGCCTGATCGCCGCCTTCATGCCCGACGTGCTTGCGCAGCTCAGCGGTTACACGCAGCAGTTGCAAAGCGCCGAACTGGCGCAGCTGGAAACCTTGCTGAAGAAATTGCTGCGCAGCGTGGAAGGCGACGCACGAGCGCACAGGGCGCCAATGTCAATGTCAATGTCAGTGCCAGCGCGCATGCCGCAGCGCCGCCACAACGGTTACGGATGCGCACGCTGCTGGCCGACGTCCTGTGTGGCGAAGGCGAGGCCTGGCTGTTCGTGTTGCGCACACTGCTGTCGATCTACCTCGCCGGCTGGATCGCACTGCGCCTTGATCTGTCCTCGCCGATGA
- a CDS encoding FUSC family protein, translated as MLRTLLSIYLAGWIALRLDLSSPMTAMITVVVVMHRQTGMVFAKGFYRVLGTLIGSVAALAMVALFPQEPVLFVLVLAIWIGLCTGGALLYRNFKAYAFVLSGYSVALIALSAVDQPQNVFALVTARVTEVLLGLLVTGVISDVVFPNRLRQTLRDTVRRGLRRLPGFRP; from the coding sequence GTGTTGCGCACACTGCTGTCGATCTACCTCGCCGGCTGGATCGCACTGCGCCTTGATCTGTCCTCGCCGATGACCGCAATGATCACCGTGGTGGTGGTGATGCACCGGCAGACCGGCATGGTCTTCGCCAAGGGCTTCTATCGCGTGCTGGGCACGCTGATCGGCAGCGTCGCCGCGCTGGCGATGGTGGCGCTGTTCCCGCAGGAACCGGTGCTGTTCGTGCTGGTACTGGCGATCTGGATCGGCCTGTGCACCGGCGGCGCGCTGCTGTACCGCAATTTCAAGGCATACGCCTTCGTGCTGTCCGGCTACAGCGTGGCGCTAATCGCGCTGTCGGCGGTGGACCAGCCGCAGAACGTGTTCGCGCTGGTCACCGCACGCGTTACCGAAGTGCTGCTGGGGCTGCTGGTGACCGGCGTGATCAGCGACGTGGTGTTTCCCAACCGCCTGCGCCAGACCCTGCGCGATACCGTGCGCCGTGGCCTACGACGGCTTCCTGGATTTCGTCCGTGA
- a CDS encoding LEA/WHy family protein, producing the protein MRQRLRCGLLVLCTALLAACGDGIVRRVSDPAASLQQLTVNMDGSWKVELRLQNYSSVPMRYDRVRLDLGVGGEAAGTLQLAPAISIGPETADVVSVALRPSSAARIAVADALAGRRSLDYTLKGSIDATPEEKKQRNFEIDTRNMLTPAPGLDGVLR; encoded by the coding sequence ATGCGTCAGCGGCTCCGCTGCGGCTTGCTCGTGTTGTGCACTGCACTGCTGGCCGCCTGCGGCGACGGCATAGTGCGCCGCGTGTCCGACCCCGCGGCCAGCCTGCAGCAGCTCACGGTTAACATGGACGGCAGCTGGAAGGTGGAACTGCGTCTGCAGAACTACAGCAGCGTCCCGATGCGCTACGACCGCGTGCGCCTGGACCTGGGTGTGGGCGGCGAAGCCGCCGGGACCCTGCAGCTCGCGCCCGCGATCTCGATCGGACCGGAAACCGCGGACGTGGTCAGCGTCGCGCTGCGCCCGAGTTCGGCCGCACGCATCGCCGTCGCCGATGCGCTGGCCGGCCGCCGCAGCCTCGACTACACGCTCAAGGGCAGCATCGACGCCACGCCGGAAGAGAAAAAGCAGCGCAACTTCGAGATCGACACGCGCAACATGCTCACCCCTGCCCCCGGCCTGGACGGCGTCCTGCGCTAG
- a CDS encoding HNH endonuclease produces METDTTTIGLIDTGAFAASAGGASLPPPPVHAHLPSVRLLSLDAHGRVLDWINWQSAACLYARDAVAWTLGEPCMHIHGGMSRSSGERSVLHLHPIIAARGHARSRALDPTSTLTNTALFARDAQLCLYCGQQFGRPQLTRDHVLPVSKGGRDTWENVVTACFHCNSRKGNRTPQQASMPLLAVPYRPSWIEHLILSNRNILADQMSFLKAQLPKRSKLSL; encoded by the coding sequence ATGGAGACAGACACAACAACGATTGGTCTGATCGATACCGGAGCCTTCGCCGCTTCGGCCGGCGGCGCGTCCTTGCCGCCTCCCCCTGTTCACGCCCATCTGCCCTCGGTACGACTGCTGTCGCTGGATGCGCATGGCCGGGTGTTGGACTGGATCAACTGGCAATCGGCCGCCTGCCTGTATGCGCGCGACGCGGTGGCCTGGACCCTGGGCGAGCCGTGCATGCACATCCACGGCGGCATGTCGCGCTCTAGCGGCGAGCGCAGCGTGTTGCACCTGCATCCGATCATCGCCGCACGCGGCCATGCCCGCTCGCGTGCGCTCGATCCCACCTCGACCCTGACCAATACTGCACTGTTCGCCCGCGACGCGCAGCTATGCCTTTACTGCGGCCAGCAGTTCGGCCGCCCGCAACTGACCCGCGACCATGTGCTGCCGGTGTCCAAGGGCGGCCGCGACACCTGGGAGAACGTGGTCACCGCGTGTTTCCACTGCAATTCGCGCAAGGGCAACCGCACCCCGCAGCAGGCGTCGATGCCGCTGCTGGCAGTCCCGTACCGGCCGAGCTGGATCGAGCACTTGATCCTGTCCAACCGCAACATCCTCGCCGACCAGATGTCGTTCCTGAAGGCGCAATTGCCCAAGCGTTCCAAGCTGTCGCTCTGA
- a CDS encoding lipocalin family protein encodes MRHPSIAVLLACLLCLAQQARAAQPVRSVAEFDLGRYAGQWHEIAHLPVSFQKKCVADITAAYVLRDDGLVGVRNVCRTGKGDLLAAEGVARRVAGHPGRLQVRFAPDWLAWVPLVWADYWVIALDPEYQWVLIGEPGRKYLWVLSRSPRMPRALFEQIKARATAMGYDLDPLLVVAPLD; translated from the coding sequence ATGCGTCATCCATCGATCGCGGTGCTGCTGGCCTGCCTGCTGTGCCTGGCGCAGCAGGCGCGAGCCGCGCAGCCGGTGCGCTCGGTCGCCGAGTTCGATCTCGGCCGCTACGCCGGGCAATGGCACGAAATCGCGCACTTGCCGGTGTCGTTCCAGAAGAAGTGCGTCGCCGACATCACCGCCGCCTACGTGCTGCGCGACGACGGGTTGGTGGGCGTGCGCAATGTCTGCCGCACCGGCAAGGGCGACCTGCTTGCGGCCGAGGGCGTGGCGCGCCGGGTGGCCGGCCATCCTGGGCGGCTGCAGGTGCGGTTCGCGCCGGATTGGCTGGCGTGGGTGCCGCTGGTGTGGGCCGATTACTGGGTGATCGCGCTGGACCCGGAGTATCAGTGGGTGTTGATCGGCGAGCCGGGACGCAAGTACCTGTGGGTGCTGTCGCGTTCGCCACGGATGCCGCGCGCGCTGTTCGAGCAGATCAAGGCCAGGGCAACGGCGATGGGCTACGACCTGGATCCATTATTGGTTGTCGCGCCGCTGGACTGA
- a CDS encoding acyl-CoA dehydrogenase C-terminal domain-containing protein, producing MSTYQAPLTDLRFALHDVLQVEALFARLGYAEATTDVVDAVLEEAARFTSSVLAPLNRLGDEHGCTLDTATGAVTTAPGFREAYRQFAEGGWTGLTAATEFGGQGLPHTLGVPLNEMVNAANLAWGNFPLLSHGAVEALKQHGEAWQQEVFLRPLVDGRWTGTMCLTEPHCGTDLGLLKTRAEPNVDGSWSVSGTKIFITAGEHDFTDNIVHLVLGRLPDAPAGAKGISLLVVPKFKVARDGSVGERNAVRCGSLEHKMGIHGSATCVMNFDGAQGYLIGQPHKGLQAMFTMMNTARLGVGLQGIGLSERAYQNALRYARERLQSRSLTGATLPDKPADPILVHPDVRRMLLTVKALTEGSRLLALHAATLIDIAHHAQDPAERQQADVLVSFLTPISKACQTEWGVENTYHALQCFGGHGYIHEHGMEQLARDARITTLYEGTTGIQALDLIGRKTASSQGAGLKLFLAQIEAFAAEHADNPAVAEFIGPLRAKAGEWAALTKRILQRAAGNADELGAASYDYVFYSGYVVLAYWWARSVAAADASARSEAFKQSKRETARFYYARLLPRTLTHAAVIEAGAEPLMAMADAHF from the coding sequence ATGAGCACCTACCAAGCCCCGCTGACCGACCTGCGCTTCGCGCTGCACGACGTGCTGCAAGTGGAGGCATTGTTCGCCCGCCTGGGCTATGCCGAGGCCACCACCGACGTGGTCGATGCCGTGCTGGAGGAAGCTGCGCGCTTCACCAGCAGCGTGCTGGCGCCGCTGAACCGGCTCGGCGACGAGCATGGCTGCACGCTGGATACGGCCACCGGCGCGGTCACCACCGCGCCCGGTTTCCGCGAGGCCTACCGGCAGTTCGCCGAGGGCGGCTGGACCGGGCTGACCGCGGCCACCGAGTTCGGCGGCCAGGGCCTGCCGCATACGCTGGGCGTACCGCTGAACGAAATGGTCAACGCCGCCAACCTGGCCTGGGGCAACTTCCCGCTGCTGTCGCATGGCGCGGTCGAGGCACTGAAGCAGCACGGCGAGGCCTGGCAGCAGGAGGTGTTCCTGAGGCCTTTGGTGGACGGACGCTGGACCGGCACCATGTGCCTGACCGAGCCGCACTGCGGTACCGACCTGGGCCTGCTCAAGACCCGCGCCGAACCGAATGTCGACGGCAGTTGGTCGGTCAGCGGCACCAAGATCTTCATCACCGCCGGCGAGCACGACTTCACCGACAACATCGTGCACCTGGTGCTGGGGCGGCTGCCGGATGCGCCGGCCGGGGCCAAGGGCATCTCGCTGCTGGTGGTGCCCAAGTTCAAGGTCGCCCGCGACGGCAGCGTCGGCGAACGCAACGCGGTGCGCTGCGGCTCGCTGGAGCACAAGATGGGCATCCACGGCTCGGCCACCTGCGTGATGAACTTCGACGGCGCGCAGGGCTATCTGATCGGCCAGCCGCACAAGGGCCTGCAGGCCATGTTTACGATGATGAACACGGCGCGACTGGGCGTCGGCCTGCAAGGCATCGGCCTGTCCGAGCGCGCCTATCAGAACGCGCTGCGCTATGCGCGCGAGCGCCTGCAGTCGCGCTCGCTGACCGGCGCCACGCTGCCGGACAAGCCGGCCGACCCGATCCTGGTGCACCCGGACGTGCGCCGCATGCTGCTGACGGTGAAGGCACTGACAGAAGGCAGCCGCCTGCTGGCGCTGCACGCCGCAACCCTGATCGATATCGCCCACCATGCGCAGGATCCGGCCGAACGCCAGCAGGCCGACGTGCTGGTCAGTTTCCTGACCCCGATCTCCAAAGCCTGCCAGACCGAATGGGGCGTGGAGAACACCTACCACGCGCTGCAGTGCTTCGGTGGCCACGGCTACATCCACGAGCACGGCATGGAACAGCTGGCGCGCGACGCCCGCATTACCACGCTTTACGAAGGCACCACCGGCATCCAGGCGCTGGACCTGATCGGACGCAAGACCGCGTCCAGCCAGGGCGCAGGACTGAAGCTGTTCCTGGCGCAGATCGAGGCCTTCGCCGCCGAGCATGCGGACAACCCGGCGGTGGCAGAGTTCATTGGCCCGCTGCGCGCGAAGGCCGGCGAATGGGCGGCGCTGACCAAGCGGATCCTACAGCGCGCCGCAGGCAACGCCGACGAACTGGGCGCGGCCAGCTACGACTACGTATTCTATTCCGGCTACGTAGTGCTGGCCTACTGGTGGGCGCGCAGCGTCGCCGCCGCGGATGCATCGGCGCGCAGCGAAGCGTTCAAGCAGTCCAAGCGCGAAACTGCGCGCTTCTACTACGCCAGGCTCCTGCCGCGCACGCTGACCCACGCCGCGGTGATCGAGGCCGGCGCCGAACCGCTGATGGCGATGGCCGACGCGCACTTCTGA
- a CDS encoding FUSC family protein, whose translation MAYDGFLDFVRDASGGQLSRASMEQAHLRFVRDAVEIEDLRSSVVFEDPEARVRSGRLRLLNLRFMAVSTSFQSLHRYINRLLRQTEGDVAAALIGLYRPLQAALSERGGRERTAEIARRLAACRTALTPRAAAVRDTLPGACHEDFDTGVSLLQRFFGELHEYGAAEAALVAPQQWRTPQARGDTAVFLRGNDYAAEALTALRSALLVAAMCWLWIQTGWISGATAVLQAVALSAILSSSANAPAAARSLFKGFVFGAALGAICQLLALVRDDAMWIYGYFEETKLPRVHVGDRADIRLMSGAVLLHGKVEGIARGIADSDNPTSASLLADVSPTFIWIRLAQRVPVRMRIDPASVPPNTILAAGMTATVTVRQGR comes from the coding sequence GTGGCCTACGACGGCTTCCTGGATTTCGTCCGTGACGCCAGCGGCGGGCAGCTGTCACGCGCGTCGATGGAACAGGCGCACCTGCGCTTCGTCCGCGACGCGGTGGAGATCGAGGACCTGCGCAGCTCGGTGGTGTTCGAGGACCCGGAAGCGCGCGTGCGCAGCGGCCGCCTGCGCCTGCTCAACCTGCGCTTCATGGCGGTGTCCACCAGCTTCCAGTCGCTGCACCGCTACATCAACCGGCTGCTGCGCCAGACCGAGGGCGATGTCGCCGCGGCGCTGATCGGCCTGTACCGGCCACTGCAGGCGGCGCTGAGTGAACGCGGCGGCCGCGAGCGCACTGCCGAAATCGCACGCCGCCTGGCAGCGTGCCGCACTGCGCTGACGCCGCGTGCCGCCGCCGTGCGCGACACCCTCCCGGGCGCGTGCCACGAGGATTTCGATACCGGCGTGTCGCTGCTGCAGCGTTTCTTCGGCGAGCTGCACGAGTACGGCGCCGCGGAGGCCGCGCTGGTCGCCCCGCAGCAGTGGCGCACGCCGCAGGCCCGCGGCGACACGGCCGTGTTCCTGCGTGGCAACGACTATGCGGCGGAGGCGCTGACCGCACTGCGCAGCGCACTGCTGGTGGCGGCGATGTGCTGGCTATGGATCCAGACCGGCTGGATCAGCGGCGCCACCGCGGTGCTCCAGGCGGTGGCGCTGAGCGCGATCCTGTCGTCCAGCGCCAACGCGCCGGCGGCGGCGCGCTCGCTGTTCAAGGGGTTCGTGTTCGGCGCCGCGCTGGGCGCAATCTGCCAGTTGCTGGCGCTGGTGCGCGACGACGCGATGTGGATCTACGGCTATTTCGAGGAAACCAAGCTGCCGCGGGTGCACGTCGGCGATCGCGCCGACATCCGCCTGATGAGCGGCGCGGTGCTGCTGCACGGCAAGGTCGAAGGCATCGCCCGCGGCATCGCCGACAGCGACAACCCGACCAGCGCGTCACTGCTCGCCGACGTCAGCCCCACCTTCATCTGGATCCGCCTGGCGCAACGGGTGCCGGTGCGGATGCGCATCGATCCGGCCAGCGTGCCGCCGAATACGATCCTGGCCGCCGGCATGACCGCGACGGTGACGGTGCGTCAGGGGCGGTGA